CTGAAGGACAAGGCCATCGGCCTTCTGACGAAGCCCGACAAGAACTCCATCGAATACAAGGCGCTCGAAGCAGCGGCGGCGGCGCGCGGCATTTCGCAGGCGCGGCTCATGCTCGAATGCGGCGGCATTGCGTCCGCGCGTCAATTGCACGAAGCGCGTTTCCTCGCCGAGTACTTCCCGCACGGCGTCGGCTTCCCTTCCGTGCAGCCCGCGCCGCTGCCCGAAGACTTGCCCGAAGCGGACGTCGAAGCGTTCTCCATCGACGACGTGACGACCACCGAAATCGACGATGCCTTCTCCGTGCAGCATCTGGCGGACGGGCGCGTGCGCATCGGCGTGCATATCGCGGCGCCGGCGCTCGGCATCGCGCGTGGCGACACCGTCGATTCGATCGCGCGCAGCCGTCTTTCGACGGTCTACATGCCCGGCGACAAGATCACGATGCTGCCCGACAACGTCGTCGACGTGTTCACGCTCGCCGAAGGCGGGCTGCGGCCGGCGCTGTCGCTCTACATCATCGTGAATCGCGAGACGCAGGAGATCGTCGCCAGCGAAACGCGCGCCGAACGCGTGTTCATCAAGTCGAACCTGCGCCACAACCATCTCGACGAGCACGTGACCGAGGAAAGTCTCGCCGCCGGGACGGGCGATTATTCGCACAAGGAGGACATCGCCGTGTTGTGGCCGCTCGCGCAGGCGCTGTTCGAAAAGCGCCAGCAAGCGCGCGCGACGTACGGCCTCAAGCGCGAAGTGCAGCGCAATAACGACTTCAATTTCTACGTCGAAGGCGAGCACATCACCATCACGCCGCGCCGCCGCGGATCGCCGCTCGACCTGATCGTGGCCGAACTCGCGATTCTCGCGAATTCGTCGTGGGGCGCGTTTCTAAACGATCACGGCGTGCCTGGCATTTACCGCTCGCAGCGCGGCTTCGGCGGTCCCGGCCCCAAGCGCACGCGCATGCAGACGACGCCCGCGCCGCACGAAGGTCTGGGCGTCGCGCAATACGCGTGGAGCACGTCGCCGCTGCGCCGTTACGTCGATCTGGTGAATCAGTGGCAACTGCTCGCGTGCGTGCAGCACGGCGTGACCGCGAAGCTCGCCGCGCCATTCAAGCCGAAGGACGCGGATCTCTTCGCCGTCGTGCAAGGCTTCGACGATACGTACACCGCGTATGCCGATCACCAGCGCCGCATGGAGTACTTCTGGTGCCTGCGCTGGCTGAAGCAGGAGAACAAGCGGCAGGTTCCGGCGTCGGTGGTGAAGGACGACCTCGTTCGCTTCGAAGAAATTCCGCTGATCCTGCACGTGCCCGGTCTGGGCGTTCATGCGCGCGGCACGCGGGTGATGCTCGAAGTCGTGTCGATCGATGAGCTGACGGTGGAAGCGTCGTGCCGTCTGCTGCACGTGATCGACGCGCCGTCCGCCGCCGCGCCGGTCGAAGAGGAAGAAAGCGAAGAAGAAATCATCGAAGCCGACGATCTCAGCGCCGAGAGCGAAGCCGAAGCGCAGGCGGAGGCTTCCGCCGAAGCACCGGCCGATGCGCCAGCGCAGCCTTCACAGGAGCCAAACGCATGAACGCGCCGCAGCCGCGCGACCGCTACGCGGTGATCGGCAATCCGGTCGAGCACAGCAAATCGCCGTGGATTCACGCGCGCTTCGCCGAGCAGACCGGCGAGGCGGTCGAATACGGGCGCATTCTCGGGCCGCTCGGCGGCTTCGAACAGGAAGTGAAGGCGTTCATCGCGTCGGGCGGACGCGGCATGAACGTGACCGTGCCGTTCAAGCTCGACGCCCACGCGTTCGCCGATTCATTGTCGCCGCGCGCGGCGGCGGCGGGCGCGGTCAACACGCTGTCGTTCACCAAAGACGGCGTGGGCGGCGACAACACCGACGGCGTCGGCCTCGTGCGCGATATCGAAGCGAATCTCGGCGTCAGTCTGAAAGGCGCGCGCGTGCTGCTGCTCGGCGCGGGCGGAGCGGCGCGCGGCGTCGTCTTGCCCATCTTCGACCGGCGGCCGGCTTCGCTCGTCATCGTCAATCGCACGGCGGCGAAAGCGCAGCAACTCGTCGGTCAGTTCGCGCAGGCCGCGCAGGAAGCGAACGTGCGGCTCTCGGGCGGCGGCGCGGACAGCATGGAACGAACGCGCTACGACGTGATCGTGAACGCGACGGCCGGCAGCCTCGACGCCGCGCTCCCCGAATGCGACGACGCAGCTTTCGGCGCGGGCACGCTCGCCTACGACATGATGTACGGCCCGAAGCCCACGGTCTTCATGCAGCATGCCGAGCGTCTCGGCGCGCGCGCGGCCGATGGTCTCGGCATGTTGGTCGAACAGGCCGCCGAATCGTTCTTCATCTGGCGCGGCGTGCGCCCGGACGGTGGCGCGGTGCTGCGCGAATTGCGCCAGTCGCTGGCGGCAAAAGCCTGATGACCGCCGCGCCCGGCCGCAGCCGCAACGCGCCGACTGATCGGCCGGCGCGCCGCGCCGCGCGGCTCGGCCCCGCACGCTGGATCGCTTACGGCGTCTCCGTAATCTTCATCGCGTTTCTCGCGACGCAGCTCTACTTCTTCCTTCAAATCGGCGTCTGGACCGCGACGAACCCCGGTTCGACCGCGTTCATGCGCGCCGACGCGTGGACGCTCGCGAAGACGCATCCGGGCATCGTCCTGCAACGCACGTGGGTGCCGTACGACCAGATTTCGCGCAATCTGAAGCGCGCGATCATCGCGTCCGAGGATGCGAACTTCGTCAATAACAATGGCTACGAGACGGACGCCATTCTGCAGGCATGGGAGAAGAACAAGTCGCGCGGAAAGATCGTCGCGGGCGGCTCGACCATCTCGCAGCAACTCGCGCGCAATCTGTTTCTGTCGCGCGAAAAGAGCTATATCCGCAAGGCGCAAGAGCTTGTGATTACGTGGATGCTCGAATTCTGCTGGACGAAGGAACGCATCTTCGAGGTCTATCTGAATTCGGTCGAGTGGGGCAACGGCGTGTACGGCGCGGAAGCGGCGGCGCATTATTACTATAAGACGTCGGCGGCCAAGCTGACGGCGGGACAAAGCGCGCGGCTCGCCGTCATGCTGCCGCGCCCCAAGTATTTCGACGACCATCGCAACTCGCCGTATCTGACGGCGCGAGCGCGTGTCATCGCCCGGCGAATGGGCGCTGCCGAACTGCCCGAATGATATTTAGTCGGCGTCGCTAAACTCATCAAGTCCCTGATCCATCAGGGCTTTTTTGTTTTCATGGAGCTTTCGGCCGTCAGCTTGGGTCCCATTATGTGAACCGTGCGGTCACATATTGAATATTCGAGATAGCCGGAACTACAATCGGTCCACGCTTTCGACGACACCGCCAGAAGGCACTGCGCACGAGCGGCCACGCTTGGCGCCACAAGAACAAAACCGGAGACACGTCATGCACTCGATCGCCTGCCCGCGTTCGCGGGTTGCGCCGCACGATTTATCCGCCTTACGCACGAAGCACGCGCCGGCTAGCTCGCCCGGGATGACGCGCGGCGCGCACGTCGAGGAGCGATCGGCATGACCAAACTCCAGCACGCCGATTCCGAAGCCGGCGCCGACAACGGCCGCGCCGCCAACGACGCGCGCGCGAAGGTCGCCGGCCGCCGCGACGCCGACGCCATCGCGCTGCCGAGCGCGCTCGTCGATATCACGCCGCAGCAGGCCGGCACGCAAACGCTGCTGCGCGGACTCGCGATTCTCGAAGCCGCCGCGAACGGCGCGCGCGATCTGCGCTCGTTCAGCGCGGCGCTCGGCACGACGCGCAGCACCACGCACCGGCTCGTGAGTTCGCTCGTGCAGGCGCGCTATCTGCGGCAAGTGCAGGGCGGCTATCTGCTCGGGCCGAAGCTGATCGAACTCGGCACCATCGCGCTGGAACAAATGCCGCTCACGGCGGTGGCGCGTCCGCACCTTCAGGCGCTCGCGCATCACACGCACGACACGATTCATCTAGGCGTGCGCGACGGCGACGACGTGCTCTACATCGACAAGATTCCCGGCACGCGCGGGCTGGAAATGCGCTCGCGCGTCGGGCACCGCATGCCGCTCGCATCGACCGGCATCGGCAAGGCGATGATGCTCGACCTCGAAGCAAACGCGTGGAAGAAGCTGCTCGACGCGTCGCATCGGGCGCTGGCGCGTACGAGCTTCAAGCCGGAAAACCGCCCGGATATCGATACGTTCTTGCAGCGCATGACGCGCTATTCGCAGGGCGGTTACACGTTCGACCTCGAAGAAAACGAGGCGTCGATCCGCTGCGTCGCCGCGCCCGTGCGGGACGCGTCTGGCGCGATCGTCGCGGCGCTTTCTGTTGCTAGCACCATTCCCTATATGCCGGACGAGCGCATGGAAGAACTGATTCCGGTCGTGCAGCGCGAAGCGCGCGCGATCTCCGAAGAACTCGGCTGGCGCGCGCCGCAGGCCAATCGCCGGATCAAGCGATGAACGCGCCCGCTCTCATTGCGCTCGACTGGGGCACGACGTCCCTGCGCGCCTATCTGCTCGGCGACGACGCCACCGCGCTCGACACCCGCGCGTCGTCGGCGGGCATCATGAAGCTGCCCGCAGGCGGCTTCGACGAGGCGTTCGAGGAAACGTGCGGCGCGTGGCTCGACGCACATCCGCACTTGCCCGTCATCGCGGCGGGCATGATTGGCAGCGCGCAAGGCTGGATCGAAGCGCCGTACGTGGACACGCCCGCCGACGCCGACGCGCTCGTCGCGGGCATCGTCACGGTGACGGCGGCGCGCGGCGTGACCGTGCGCGTGGTGCCGGGCGTGCTCGAACGCGGCGTGCTGCCGAACGTGATGCGCGGCGAGGAAACGCAGATCGTCGGCGCGCTCGCGGCCGACGCGTCGCTGTCCGCGCCGGGCGGCGCGCTCATCGGCCTGCCGGGCACCCATGCGAAATGGGCGTTCGTCGGCGACGGACGCATCGAGCGTTTCTACACGTTCATGACCGGCGAAGTGTTCAGCGCGCTGCGTGACCACACGATTCTTGGCCGCACGATGCAGCACGGCGCGGCTTCCGATGCCGCCGCGTTCATCCGCGGTGTCGATACCGCGCGCGATGCCGGTCATCCCGGCCTGCTCGCGACCATCTTCAGCACGCGCACGCTCGGCCTTACCGGGCAACTCACGCCCGAACAGCAGCCGGATTACTTGTCGGGGCTGCTCATAGGCCATGAACTGCGCGGGCTGAACGAAGTGCTGGCGCGCGACGCGTCGTCGCTTGCGGGCAGGACGCTGCGGCTCATCGGCAACGATGCGCTCTGCGACCGTTATCGCGCCGCACTCGCGCGTTTCGACTGCCACGACGCGCAGACGGTCGCGCACGCCACCGAACACGGTCTGTACCGAATCGCCGCGCAAGCCGGGCTCGTGACCGCGCCCGCGAGCGCGGCCTGACGCAACGCATACGAAGGAGCAAGACGATGCAACCTCACATCAATCTGCCCGGGCCGTTCGAGATGCACGCCGGTCTCGCGAAGGCGTTCGCCCAGTGTCCGCTGATCGCGATTCTGCGCGGCGTCACGCCCGCCGATGCCGCCGAGCACGGCCGCGCGCTCTACGAAGCGGGCTTTCGCATCGTCGAGGTGCCGCTGAATTCGCCGCAGCCGTTCGACAGCATCGCGGCCATCCGCCAGGCGCTGCCGGACGACGCCATCGTCGGGGCGGGCACCGTGCTGCATCCGAGCTACGTGGACAACGTGAAGGATGCGGGCGGCGAACTGATCGTGATGCCGCATAGCGACGGCGACGTCGTGCGCGCCGCGAAAGCGCACGGGCTCGCGTGCGCACCGGGCGTCGCCACGCCGAACGAGGGTTTTCTCGCGCTGAAGAACGGCGCGGACGTGCTCAAAATGTTCCCCGCCGAGCAACTCGGCCCGACGGTCGTGAAGGCGTGGCGCGCGGTCATCGCGAAAGAGGTGCCGCTCGTGCCGGTCGGCGGCATTGCGCCGGACAACATGGGGCCGTTTCTGACGGCGGGC
This Caballeronia sp. LZ062 DNA region includes the following protein-coding sequences:
- a CDS encoding RNB domain-containing ribonuclease; the protein is MNVFFEESGSFKAGSVLSKQGDAFQVELPGGRRAKVRAKDVLIEFEKPAAADLMQEADAIAQDIDLDFLWECAPEEEFPFTALGADYFGDKFGPSERAALVLRMHGAPVYFRRKGRGQYQRAPQEQLQMALASLERKRQQALVQAGYEEELKAGKLPEALKDKAIGLLTKPDKNSIEYKALEAAAAARGISQARLMLECGGIASARQLHEARFLAEYFPHGVGFPSVQPAPLPEDLPEADVEAFSIDDVTTTEIDDAFSVQHLADGRVRIGVHIAAPALGIARGDTVDSIARSRLSTVYMPGDKITMLPDNVVDVFTLAEGGLRPALSLYIIVNRETQEIVASETRAERVFIKSNLRHNHLDEHVTEESLAAGTGDYSHKEDIAVLWPLAQALFEKRQQARATYGLKREVQRNNDFNFYVEGEHITITPRRRGSPLDLIVAELAILANSSWGAFLNDHGVPGIYRSQRGFGGPGPKRTRMQTTPAPHEGLGVAQYAWSTSPLRRYVDLVNQWQLLACVQHGVTAKLAAPFKPKDADLFAVVQGFDDTYTAYADHQRRMEYFWCLRWLKQENKRQVPASVVKDDLVRFEEIPLILHVPGLGVHARGTRVMLEVVSIDELTVEASCRLLHVIDAPSAAAPVEEEESEEEIIEADDLSAESEAEAQAEASAEAPADAPAQPSQEPNA
- the aroE gene encoding shikimate dehydrogenase; amino-acid sequence: MNAPQPRDRYAVIGNPVEHSKSPWIHARFAEQTGEAVEYGRILGPLGGFEQEVKAFIASGGRGMNVTVPFKLDAHAFADSLSPRAAAAGAVNTLSFTKDGVGGDNTDGVGLVRDIEANLGVSLKGARVLLLGAGGAARGVVLPIFDRRPASLVIVNRTAAKAQQLVGQFAQAAQEANVRLSGGGADSMERTRYDVIVNATAGSLDAALPECDDAAFGAGTLAYDMMYGPKPTVFMQHAERLGARAADGLGMLVEQAAESFFIWRGVRPDGGAVLRELRQSLAAKA
- the mtgA gene encoding monofunctional biosynthetic peptidoglycan transglycosylase, which encodes MTAAPGRSRNAPTDRPARRAARLGPARWIAYGVSVIFIAFLATQLYFFLQIGVWTATNPGSTAFMRADAWTLAKTHPGIVLQRTWVPYDQISRNLKRAIIASEDANFVNNNGYETDAILQAWEKNKSRGKIVAGGSTISQQLARNLFLSREKSYIRKAQELVITWMLEFCWTKERIFEVYLNSVEWGNGVYGAEAAAHYYYKTSAAKLTAGQSARLAVMLPRPKYFDDHRNSPYLTARARVIARRMGAAELPE
- a CDS encoding IclR family transcriptional regulator; amino-acid sequence: MTKLQHADSEAGADNGRAANDARAKVAGRRDADAIALPSALVDITPQQAGTQTLLRGLAILEAAANGARDLRSFSAALGTTRSTTHRLVSSLVQARYLRQVQGGYLLGPKLIELGTIALEQMPLTAVARPHLQALAHHTHDTIHLGVRDGDDVLYIDKIPGTRGLEMRSRVGHRMPLASTGIGKAMMLDLEANAWKKLLDASHRALARTSFKPENRPDIDTFLQRMTRYSQGGYTFDLEENEASIRCVAAPVRDASGAIVAALSVASTIPYMPDERMEELIPVVQREARAISEELGWRAPQANRRIKR
- a CDS encoding 2-dehydro-3-deoxygalactonokinase — translated: MNAPALIALDWGTTSLRAYLLGDDATALDTRASSAGIMKLPAGGFDEAFEETCGAWLDAHPHLPVIAAGMIGSAQGWIEAPYVDTPADADALVAGIVTVTAARGVTVRVVPGVLERGVLPNVMRGEETQIVGALAADASLSAPGGALIGLPGTHAKWAFVGDGRIERFYTFMTGEVFSALRDHTILGRTMQHGAASDAAAFIRGVDTARDAGHPGLLATIFSTRTLGLTGQLTPEQQPDYLSGLLIGHELRGLNEVLARDASSLAGRTLRLIGNDALCDRYRAALARFDCHDAQTVAHATEHGLYRIAAQAGLVTAPASAA
- a CDS encoding 2-dehydro-3-deoxy-6-phosphogalactonate aldolase → MQPHINLPGPFEMHAGLAKAFAQCPLIAILRGVTPADAAEHGRALYEAGFRIVEVPLNSPQPFDSIAAIRQALPDDAIVGAGTVLHPSYVDNVKDAGGELIVMPHSDGDVVRAAKAHGLACAPGVATPNEGFLALKNGADVLKMFPAEQLGPTVVKAWRAVIAKEVPLVPVGGIAPDNMGPFLTAGANGFGLGSALYKPGQSVSVTAEHAKAYIEGLATAKGGKR